The Vescimonas coprocola genome includes a window with the following:
- a CDS encoding DUF1538 domain-containing protein produces MNLKLKEKIKESLSAVLPITGIVLMLSIFLVPMELGSIVMFLTGAVMLIVGMGFFQLGAEMAMTPIGEGVGVQISKMKKLITVLLTGFVMGVIITVSEPDLQVLAGQVPSVPNAVLIMTVAIGVGLFLALAIVRIRYKISLPLLLIICYAALILISLFVPKEFLAVAFDSGGVTTGPMTVPFIMAMGVGLASVRSDKNAASDSFGLVALSSVGPILAVLILGCFYKPTEAAYTLTDVATVVTTQDVARVFAQGLPLYAKEVLVSLLPIIAVFLIFQMMTRRYQKRQIKRIAVGFAYTYIGLVLFLCGANVGFAPLGSYLGKELTGVSFRWILIPIGMLIGYYIVKAEPAIQVLNHQVETVTNGAISVKMMNRCMSIGVAVSVGLAMLRVLTGISIQWFVIPGYLIALVLSRFVPDIFIGIAFDSGGVASGPMTSTFLLPLSIGVCEALGGNLMTDAFGVVALVALTPLIAIQLMGLVYKLKTEKRTSTGTAEIADDCDAIVDLEEGE; encoded by the coding sequence TTGAATCTGAAACTGAAAGAAAAAATCAAAGAGTCACTCTCCGCCGTTCTTCCAATCACCGGAATTGTTCTGATGCTCAGTATTTTCTTGGTTCCGATGGAGCTTGGCAGCATTGTTATGTTCCTTACCGGAGCGGTCATGCTGATCGTCGGAATGGGATTTTTCCAGCTCGGCGCAGAGATGGCGATGACGCCGATCGGAGAAGGCGTCGGCGTGCAGATCTCGAAAATGAAAAAGCTTATAACGGTTTTGCTGACCGGCTTTGTTATGGGCGTCATCATTACCGTATCCGAGCCGGATCTGCAGGTCCTTGCCGGTCAGGTGCCCTCCGTTCCCAATGCCGTGCTGATTATGACGGTAGCAATCGGCGTCGGCTTGTTTCTTGCGCTGGCAATCGTCCGTATCCGCTATAAGATCAGCTTGCCCCTGCTGCTGATCATCTGCTATGCGGCGCTCATCCTTATATCGCTGTTCGTGCCGAAGGAGTTTCTGGCTGTGGCATTTGATTCGGGCGGCGTTACCACCGGTCCTATGACCGTACCGTTCATTATGGCAATGGGCGTCGGGCTTGCCTCTGTGCGGAGCGATAAAAATGCAGCCAGCGACAGCTTCGGATTGGTTGCGCTTTCCAGTGTCGGGCCGATTCTCGCCGTTTTGATCCTCGGTTGTTTCTACAAACCGACTGAGGCTGCGTATACGCTCACCGATGTGGCGACTGTCGTCACCACCCAGGATGTTGCCCGTGTGTTTGCACAAGGTCTACCGCTGTATGCCAAAGAAGTCCTTGTATCGCTGCTGCCGATCATTGCGGTGTTTCTGATTTTCCAAATGATGACCCGCCGTTACCAAAAGCGGCAGATCAAGCGCATTGCCGTTGGCTTTGCGTATACATACATCGGTCTGGTGCTGTTCCTTTGCGGAGCCAATGTCGGCTTTGCACCGCTCGGCTCCTATCTCGGCAAAGAGCTGACCGGGGTGTCCTTCCGTTGGATTTTGATCCCCATCGGTATGCTGATCGGTTATTATATCGTAAAGGCCGAACCTGCCATCCAAGTGCTGAACCATCAGGTAGAGACTGTTACAAACGGCGCTATCTCCGTAAAAATGATGAACCGCTGCATGTCGATCGGTGTAGCCGTGAGCGTGGGGCTGGCAATGCTTCGTGTTCTTACCGGGATCTCTATTCAATGGTTTGTGATCCCAGGATACCTCATCGCTCTGGTGCTGTCCCGTTTTGTTCCGGATATTTTTATCGGTATTGCATTTGACTCCGGCGGCGTCGCCAGCGGCCCGATGACCTCGACATTTCTGCTGCCTCTCAGCATCGGCGTTTGTGAGGCGCTTGGCGGAAATCTGATGACTGATGCGTTCGGCGTGGTTGCGCTGGTTGCTTTGACACCGCTGATCGCCATTCAGCTTATGGGTCTTGTATATAAACTGAAGACTGAAAAGAGGACATCGACGGGAACGGCTGAAATTG